In Gemmatimonadota bacterium, the genomic stretch CGTCGATCGCCTGTTCGTCCGATACGAGGACCATCTCGTCCACGTAGGCCATTACGTGTTCGAAGGTGAGATCGCCCGGCCGGGGCGCGACGAGTGAATCGCACACCGTGTCCGGTTCCGGCACCTCGCAGATCTCCTTCTTCATAAAAGACCGGTAAACCGCCTGCGACCCTTCGGGTTGCACCCCGATCACCTTCACCGCGGGGTTCAGCGTCTTCACGGCCGTGGCGACGCCGCCGATCAGGCCTCCGCTGCTCACGGGGACGATCACGGCGTCCAGGTCCGGCGCCTGTTCCATGATCTCGGCGCCGATGCTGCCATGGCCCCGTATGACATTCGCGTCTTCCCAGGTGTTGATCGCGGTGATGCCCCGTTCCCGGCCCAGCCGGTCCAGCGTGTCCCACCTCGCCTGGTTGTGGTTTTCGCACAGCACCGCTTCGGCGCCGTATTCCCTCGTGCGCTGCACCTTGTAGGGCGAGGTCTTTTCCATCATCACGATCGCCGTCGGAATCCCGAGCAGCGTGCCCATGTAGGCGAAAGCGGTCGCGAAATTACCGGAGGATGAGATCGCGGCCCCTTTCTTCTTCTGGTCCGCGGAAAGGCGGTTCAGGATGGTATAGGCCGCGCGCGTCTTGTAAGACCCCGTCACCTGCAGGTTTTCCGCCTTCAGCCAGACGTCCGCGCCGGCCTGATCGGAAATCGCACCCGACTGCAGGACGGGCGTGTAGACGACCTGCGGTGGTAGTTCCTTCCTCGCCTGTTCGATTTCTTCCA encodes the following:
- a CDS encoding threonine/serine dehydratase, whose protein sequence is MLITLEEIEQARKELPPQVVYTPVLQSGAISDQAGADVWLKAENLQVTGSYKTRAAYTILNRLSADQKKKGAAISSSGNFATAFAYMGTLLGIPTAIVMMEKTSPYKVQRTREYGAEAVLCENHNQARWDTLDRLGRERGITAINTWEDANVIRGHGSIGAEIMEQAPDLDAVIVPVSSGGLIGGVATAVKTLNPAVKVIGVQPEGSQAVYRSFMKKEICEVPEPDTVCDSLVAPRPGDLTFEHVMAYVDEMVLVSDEQAIDAVKYLVGTTKLVVEPGGAVGVAALLNGIASLEGKKVVALLSGGNIMPGQLAGYLGAA